The genomic DNA GCCATGATAGACATCCTCGACAAGACCAGCGCGTTCCTGGCCCGGACGCTGACCGCGCTGGCAGGCATATTCCTCGTGGCCATGGTCGTCCTGGCCTGCGCCAACATGGTCCTGCGGGCCGTGTGGGTTCCGGTCCAAGGCACCTTTGAACTGATGGGCTACCTGGGCGCAGTGGTGGCGGCCTTTTCCCTGGCCTTTGCCCAGCGGCAGCGCTCGCACGTGGCTGTGGGCATCCTACTGGCCCGATTCCCCAGGGGCGTGCGCCGGGCTGCCGAGGCAGGCACCAGCCTCGTCTCCTGCCTCTTCTTCGGACTGGCCGGACTTGAGACCTGGAAATGGGCCGCCTTCCTCGTGGACACGGGCGAACTCTCCGAAACCCTGGGCATTGTCTTCCACCCCTTTGTCTATGCCACTGCCTTCGGCTGCCTGGCCCTGGCCTTCGTGCTCATGGTGGACACCCTCAAAACCCTGACCTCCGAGACGGTGGACTAATGGACCCGATCACCGCTGGCATGGTCGGCACCGCCGTCCTGCTGCTGGCCATCTTTTTTCTGCGCATCCCCGTGGGCTTTGCCATGGGCATCATCGGGTTTGTCGGCTTTGCCTACGTCCTCAACTGGCAGGCCGCCACAGGCATGCTCGGCACCGAGCTGTGGGACGTGTTCTCCAACTACGGGCTGACCGTCATCCCGCTGTTCATCCTCATGGGGCAGATATGTTTCTACTCCGGCGTCAACGAGCGGCTCTACCGCTCGGCCTACGCCTGGATGGGCGAGGTCCGGGGCGGGCTGGCCATGACCACCATCCTGGCCTGCGCCGGGTTCTCGGCCATCTGCGGCTCCAACTCGGCCACGGCGGCCACCATGTCCACCGTGGCCCTGCCGGAGATGAAGAAATTCAAGTACAGCCCGGTCCTGTCCACCGGCTCGGTGGCTGCCGGGGCCACCCTGGGCGTGGTCATCCCGCCCTCGGTGGTGCTCATCATCATTGGTCTGCAAACCAGCCAGTCCATTGCCCAACTCTTCCTGGGCGGCATGGTGCCGGGCATCCTGCTGACCCTGCTCTTCATGGCCACCATCTGGTACCTGTGCCGCAGACACCCTGCGTGGGGTCCGGCAGGCCCCAAGACCACCCTGGCCGACAAGCTGCGCTCCCTGCCCGGCTCCATCGAGATGGTGGTCATCTTCCTCATGGTCATGGGCGGGCTCTTCCTGGGCCTGTTCACCCCCACCGAAGCGGGCGCGGCAGGCGCGGGCATGGCCCTGATCCTGGCCACGGCCACGGGCCGCATGAGCCTCGACAAGTTCCGGATGGCGGTCAACGACACCCTCAAGATTTCCTGCATGATCATGGTCATCATCCTGGGCGCGGTCATCTTCGGCAGGTTCCTGACCATCACCCGCATGCCGTTCGAGGCAGCGGCCTGGGTGGCCGGGCTGCCCATCCCGCCCATGGTCATCATCCTGGTCATCTGCCTCATCTACGTGGTGGGCGGCATGGTCATGGACGCCCTGGCCCTGCTCCTGGTGACCATCCCCATCTTCTTCCCGGTGGTCACGGCCATGGGCTACGACCCGCTGTGGTTCGGCGTGCTCATCACCGTGGTCACCTCGCTGGGGGCCATCACCCCGCCGGTGGGG from Pseudodesulfovibrio aespoeensis Aspo-2 includes the following:
- a CDS encoding TRAP transporter large permease, with the protein product MDPITAGMVGTAVLLLAIFFLRIPVGFAMGIIGFVGFAYVLNWQAATGMLGTELWDVFSNYGLTVIPLFILMGQICFYSGVNERLYRSAYAWMGEVRGGLAMTTILACAGFSAICGSNSATAATMSTVALPEMKKFKYSPVLSTGSVAAGATLGVVIPPSVVLIIIGLQTSQSIAQLFLGGMVPGILLTLLFMATIWYLCRRHPAWGPAGPKTTLADKLRSLPGSIEMVVIFLMVMGGLFLGLFTPTEAGAAGAGMALILATATGRMSLDKFRMAVNDTLKISCMIMVIILGAVIFGRFLTITRMPFEAAAWVAGLPIPPMVIILVICLIYVVGGMVMDALALLLVTIPIFFPVVTAMGYDPLWFGVLITVVTSLGAITPPVGVNMFIVASMAKNVPMTDVFKGVSYFIVAYCVCIALIMAFPQLVTFAPGLIR
- a CDS encoding TRAP transporter small permease — encoded protein: MIDILDKTSAFLARTLTALAGIFLVAMVVLACANMVLRAVWVPVQGTFELMGYLGAVVAAFSLAFAQRQRSHVAVGILLARFPRGVRRAAEAGTSLVSCLFFGLAGLETWKWAAFLVDTGELSETLGIVFHPFVYATAFGCLALAFVLMVDTLKTLTSETVD